CTTGGCCTTTTCCAGCGAAGTGAACACTTTTTCCTTCACCGCGATCCCCTGGGCCAGCGTCCCGACCATGACTCCGCGCAGCGGGTTGTCCTGCCTGGCCGCGTAGTTGACGCCGACAGCGCCGACGACCACGCCGGCGACAAACCATAAGCCACTTTTCATGAGTTCGTTCAAGTTGCACCTCCCATTTGGATGAGATTGACTGCCCATCAAGTTCCGACAGACTAACCATCATGTGAAATTATGGGTTCGGGCTCCGGACGTGTCAACGGGTAGCGCGCCCCAGTTCACTTGAAAAAATGTGTAGAGTAGAGCGCTAATTCCTT
The sequence above is drawn from the Desulfonatronum thiosulfatophilum genome and encodes:
- a CDS encoding DUF1490 family protein, whose product is MNELMKSGLWFVAGVVVGAVGVNYAARQDNPLRGVMVGTLAQGIAVKEKVFTSLEKAKENVEDMVAEAKHVQSGDRQVPEKSK